Below is a window of Cyanobacteriota bacterium DNA.
CATCGCCCTCGGCAACGACAACTATATTATGTCCTTTGACTTGGATCGCTTGATAAATCTCATCAAGATTACTTACCGTCTCCGGAATTAAAATATATTCTGCGCCGCTAGCTTCACCAACTGCTTGTGCTATATCGCCGCAATGCCTGCCCATAACTTCAACAATAAAATGCATTGAATGTGCGTCACCTGTATCGCGTAGCTTGTCTATCACTGTCACAGCGGTGTTGACGGCGGTGTCAAAACCAATAGTAAAATCAGTGCCGGCAACATCATTATCAATAGTGCCAGGTAGTCCGATCATTTGTCCGGACCATTGTTTTTGAAAGGCAACAAGAGCGGCGTAACTACCATCGCCGCCACAACAAATTAAGCCATCTATATTGAGTGCGTTAAGATTGGCGGCAGCTTTTTCTCTACCGGCTTCTGTCATGAATTCTTGAGAGCGAGATGTTTTAAGAATGGTGCCACCTCGCTGGATTATATTTACCGTTTGTTCTCGAGGCAGAATTTTGATTTGATTATCAATCATTCCTTGATAACCTTCGAGAATACCAAAGACTTCAATTCCTTTATCAAGCGCATATCTAGTTGTTGCTCTAATAAAAGCATTCATTCCTGGTGCGTCGCCGCCGCTGGTCATTAAAGCGATTCTCTTGAGCATTGTTTAATTATACGGGGTCGCAACTAGTCATCGGGCATTTTTTGCAAGAATAAGGTTTAAAACATTAGTAAATAGGCTAGAATACCCGATGACTAGATGCGACACCGTATGCTTGCTAGAATATTTATAGGAGAATTTATTTTATGTCAAAAAGAGTTGGAATTTTAACAGGTGGCGGAGATTGCCCGGGACTTAACGCAGTTATAAGAGGTTTGCTTTACAAAGCGACTAAAGAATATGGCTGGGAAGTGCAAGGACTTCGTTATGGCTGGAAGGGTGCTGTTGAAGGAATCACTATTGACATCAATCTTGAAAATACAGAAGACATAGTGCGCGAAGGTGGCACGGTGCTCAAATCATCTCGCACCAATCCTTACAAGATTGAGGGTGGTCCTGAGAAAGTAGTTGAGACGATGAAGAGACTCAAGCTTGATGCGCTTGTAGCAATTGGCGGCGAGGATACTTGCGGCGTTGCTTCCAAATTATTTAAAGACAAAGGCATTAATGTAATTGGTGTGCCAAAGACAATTGACAATGATCTTTCTGGTACGGATGTTACTTTTGGTTTTGATACTTGTATTAATATCGCTACTGATATGATCGATAACTTGCACACTACAGCTAAATCACACGAGAGAGTTATCGTTTGTGAAGTTATGGGACGTCATGCTGGCTGGATAGCGAGTTTTTCTGGAATCGCCGGAAACGCTGACTATATCTTAGTTCCAGAAGAAGAAGTTGATGTTGATGAGCTTTGCAGAGTAGTCAAAGAAGCATATAAGTGCCAGGAGTACGCAATTGTAGTTGCTGCTGAAGGCGCTAGACTTGCTGGGATTGATGTTACTAAAAATCAAGAGCTTGATGCTTTTGGTCACGTACAGCTTGGCGGCATCGGTGAGCGCCTGGCGCAAATTATCGAAGAGAAAACTGGTTGCGAAACTAGATCAACAGTGCTCGGTCACATTCAACGTGGCGGACGTCCGTCTGCTTTTGATAGAGTGCTTGGTACTCGTCTTGGTTGCAAGGCTGCTGACATGATTGAAGCTGGTGACTGGGGCAAGATGGCTGCAATCGTTGGTAATAAAACAGAAGCAGTGCCTCTTGAAGTTGCCGTTGGTACTTTAAAAACACTTGATATGAGTATTCATGAGGATTCTAAGAATTTCTTTGGTGCTAATAGGCTAGGTTGCGCTGCTTAACGCTTTCTATAATTCTAGGAATTTCTGGGACAGCATAAACTGGTATTGAAAGAACTTTGTTTTCAAGCTCTAATGCTTTTTGT
It encodes the following:
- a CDS encoding ATP-dependent 6-phosphofructokinase is translated as MSKRVGILTGGGDCPGLNAVIRGLLYKATKEYGWEVQGLRYGWKGAVEGITIDINLENTEDIVREGGTVLKSSRTNPYKIEGGPEKVVETMKRLKLDALVAIGGEDTCGVASKLFKDKGINVIGVPKTIDNDLSGTDVTFGFDTCINIATDMIDNLHTTAKSHERVIVCEVMGRHAGWIASFSGIAGNADYILVPEEEVDVDELCRVVKEAYKCQEYAIVVAAEGARLAGIDVTKNQELDAFGHVQLGGIGERLAQIIEEKTGCETRSTVLGHIQRGGRPSAFDRVLGTRLGCKAADMIEAGDWGKMAAIVGNKTEAVPLEVAVGTLKTLDMSIHEDSKNFFGANRLGCAA
- a CDS encoding ATP-dependent 6-phosphofructokinase gives rise to the protein MLKRIALMTSGGDAPGMNAFIRATTRYALDKGIEVFGILEGYQGMIDNQIKILPREQTVNIIQRGGTILKTSRSQEFMTEAGREKAAANLNALNIDGLICCGGDGSYAALVAFQKQWSGQMIGLPGTIDNDVAGTDFTIGFDTAVNTAVTVIDKLRDTGDAHSMHFIVEVMGRHCGDIAQAVGEASGAEYILIPETVSNLDEIYQAIQVKGHNIVVVAEGDELGGAYQIAKMLEQKSTSGKSFRVCILGHIQRGGSPTARDRILASSMGIKAVDALIAGESLKAVAEVNQNYILTQLG